A window of the Xenopus laevis strain J_2021 chromosome 9_10L, Xenopus_laevis_v10.1, whole genome shotgun sequence genome harbors these coding sequences:
- the prss8l.1.L gene encoding LOW QUALITY PROTEIN: serine protease 27 (The sequence of the model RefSeq protein was modified relative to this genomic sequence to represent the inferred CDS: substituted 1 base at 1 genomic stop codon): MILCXLIYCVYLLLGFTEVTVIATDCGIPQRTGRIVGGKDAQPSNWPWQVSLWAKGQHICGGTLINDKWAVTAAHCFIENSLTAESVTIYLGSYKLREKDPQEVSVRVTKVINYPKYQRPTDSGDISLMELSRRVNFTKYIWPICLPAAGVIFPTGLKCWVTGWGQTRGGSNQSLAETLQEVSVPLIDAQKCNELYNTKNPQGALKAYIQNGMICAGYINGGKASCQGDSGGPVVCQEGRQWYLAGVVSFGAGCALSYRPGVNTLVTAHVDWIEANVPNVSANIQNVTFTSRLVSIISAAPTVSIPTFFIPFVLILLLSQ, from the exons ATGATACTTTGCTAATTaatttattgtgtatatttacTTTTAGGCTTTACTGAAGTGACTGTTATTGCAACAG ATTGTGGAATACCTCAGCGGACAGGCCGCATCGTAGGAGGTAAGGATGCTCAGCCCAGTAACTGGCCCTGGCAAGTGAGTCTGTGGGCTAAAGGCCAACACATCTGCGGTGGAACCTTGATCAACGACAAGTGGGCTGTTACTGCAGCTCACTGCTTCATTGAAAACAG TTTGACGGCCGAGTCAGTCACCATATATCTAGGGTCTTACAAACTTCGAGAGAAAGATCCTCAGGAAGTTTCTGTTAGGGTGACAAAAGTCATCAACTATCCCAAGTACCAGAGACCTACAGACAGCGGGGATATCAGCCTCATGGAGCTCTCCAGAAGGGTGAACTTCACAAAGTACATCTGGCCCATTTGTCTACCTGCAGCTGGAGTGATCTTCCCAACAGGCCTTAAATGCTGGGTGACTGGCTGGGGGCAAACCAGGGGTGGCA GTAACCAGTCATTGGCGGAGACCCTACAGGAAGTGTCGGTGCCTTTGATTGACGCACAGAAGTGCAATGAGTTATATAATACCAAAAATCCACAAGGCGCTCTTAAAGCTTACATACAAAATGGCATGATATGCGCTGGTTACATCAATGGTGGAAAAGCCTCCTGCCAG GGTGACTCTGGAGGGCCAGTAGTGTGCCAGGAGGGGAGACAGTGGTACTTGGCCGGGGTGGTGAGCTTTGGAGCAGGGTGTGCCCTGTCATACAGACCCGGTGTAAACACCTTGGTTACTGCACACGTGGACTGGATTGAGGCAAATGTTCCCAACGTCTCTGCCAATATCCAGAATGTGACATTTACGTCCAGATTGGTCTCCATTATTAGTGCGGCGCCAACTGTCTCCATTCCCACTTTCTTCATCCCGTTTGTTCTCATCCTGCTGCTCAGTCAATAA